The following coding sequences lie in one Pectobacterium sp. A5351 genomic window:
- the tkt gene encoding transketolase produces MSSRKELANAIRALSMDGVQKAKSGHPGAPMGMADIAEVLWRDYLNHNPANPNWANRDRFVLSNGHASMLIYSLLHLSGYDLPIEELKNFRQLHSKTPGHPEYGYTAGVETTTGPLGQGIANAVGMAIAERTLAAQFNRPGHEIVDHHTYAFLGDGCMMEGISHEVCSLAGTMKLGKLTAFYDDNGISIDGHVEGWFTDDTAARFEAYGWHVVRGVDGHDADAIKRAIGEAQLVTDKPSLLMCKTVIGFGSPNKAGTHDSHGAPLGDAEVAASREQLGWAYAPFEIPADIYAVWDAKPAGQRKEAAWDEAFAAYASAYPELAAEFTRRTGGELPANWQADAQKFIDDLQANPAKIASRKASQNALEAYGKLLPEFLGGSADLAPSNLTIWSGSVSLDKDHAGNYIHYGVREFGMMAIANGIALHGGFVPYTATFLMFVEYARNAVRMAALMKIRSIYVYTHDSIGLGEDGPTHQPVEQLASLRVTPNMSNWRPADQVETAVAWKYAIERQDGPTSLILSRQNLAQQPRTAEQLANVAKGGYVLKDSDGQPELILIATGSEVELAVGAYDKLTAAGRKVRVVSMPSTDAFDKQDAAYREAVLPKAVSARVAIEAGIADYWFKYVGLNGAIVGMTSFGESAPAEQLFETFGFTVDNVVEKAQALLK; encoded by the coding sequence ATGTCCTCTCGTAAAGAACTTGCCAATGCTATCCGCGCGCTGAGCATGGATGGGGTGCAGAAAGCCAAATCCGGTCACCCGGGCGCACCGATGGGCATGGCCGATATCGCCGAAGTGCTGTGGCGCGATTACCTCAACCATAATCCGGCCAACCCCAACTGGGCAAACCGCGACCGCTTCGTGCTGTCCAACGGCCACGCGTCCATGCTGATTTACAGCCTGCTGCATCTCTCCGGCTACGACCTGCCGATTGAAGAACTGAAAAACTTCCGTCAGCTGCATTCCAAAACGCCGGGTCACCCTGAATACGGCTACACCGCCGGCGTCGAAACCACCACCGGCCCGCTGGGTCAGGGGATTGCCAACGCCGTCGGCATGGCGATTGCCGAGCGCACGCTGGCCGCACAGTTCAACCGTCCGGGCCACGAGATTGTCGACCACCACACCTACGCCTTCCTGGGTGACGGCTGCATGATGGAAGGGATTTCTCACGAAGTCTGCTCGCTGGCCGGCACCATGAAGCTCGGCAAACTGACTGCGTTTTATGATGACAACGGTATCTCCATCGACGGCCACGTTGAAGGCTGGTTTACCGACGATACCGCTGCCCGTTTTGAAGCCTACGGCTGGCACGTAGTACGTGGCGTGGACGGTCACGATGCGGACGCCATCAAACGTGCCATCGGCGAAGCCCAGCTTGTCACTGACAAGCCGTCGCTGCTGATGTGCAAAACCGTGATTGGCTTCGGTTCACCGAACAAGGCCGGTACGCACGATTCCCACGGCGCCCCGCTGGGTGATGCCGAAGTCGCCGCCTCCCGCGAACAGCTGGGCTGGGCATATGCACCGTTTGAGATCCCTGCTGATATCTATGCAGTCTGGGACGCCAAACCGGCCGGTCAGCGTAAGGAAGCGGCCTGGGATGAGGCGTTTGCCGCCTACGCCAGCGCCTACCCGGAACTGGCTGCCGAGTTCACACGCCGCACCGGCGGTGAGTTGCCGGCCAACTGGCAGGCGGACGCACAGAAATTTATCGACGATTTGCAGGCCAATCCGGCGAAAATCGCCAGCCGCAAAGCCTCACAGAACGCGCTGGAAGCCTACGGCAAACTGCTGCCGGAATTCCTGGGCGGCTCTGCCGACCTGGCACCGAGCAACCTGACCATCTGGTCCGGCTCGGTCTCGCTGGATAAAGACCACGCGGGTAACTACATCCATTACGGCGTGCGCGAATTCGGCATGATGGCGATTGCCAACGGGATTGCACTGCACGGCGGCTTTGTGCCGTACACCGCGACCTTCCTGATGTTTGTGGAATATGCCCGTAACGCCGTGCGCATGGCCGCGCTGATGAAAATCCGCAGCATCTACGTTTACACCCACGACTCCATCGGTCTGGGTGAAGACGGCCCGACGCACCAGCCGGTTGAACAGCTGGCGAGCCTGCGCGTGACGCCGAACATGAGCAACTGGCGTCCGGCAGACCAGGTGGAAACGGCAGTGGCGTGGAAATACGCGATTGAGCGTCAGGACGGCCCGACATCGCTCATCCTGTCCCGTCAGAATCTGGCGCAGCAACCCCGTACCGCGGAGCAACTGGCGAACGTGGCGAAAGGCGGCTACGTGCTGAAAGACAGCGACGGTCAGCCTGAGCTTATCCTGATTGCCACCGGTTCTGAAGTTGAACTGGCGGTTGGCGCCTATGACAAGCTGACCGCGGCAGGCCGCAAGGTGCGCGTGGTGTCGATGCCGTCTACGGATGCGTTCGACAAGCAGGATGCAGCCTACCGTGAAGCGGTGCTGCCGAAAGCGGTATCGGCGCGTGTGGCAATTGAAGCGGGTATCGCGGACTACTGGTTCAAGTATGTTGGCCTGAACGGCGCGATTGTCGGCATGACGAGCTTCGGCGAATCCGCGCCGGCTGAGCAGTTGTTTGAAACCTTCGGCTTCACCGTGGATAACGTGGTGGAAAAGGCGCAGGCGCTCCTGAAGTAA
- the speA gene encoding biosynthetic arginine decarboxylase gives MSDDMIHHGSSATGKHENLRSMQEVAMNDRNASEMLRTYNIAWWGNNYYDVNELGHISVCPDPDVPEARVDLARLVKDMQKDNHQRLPALFCFPQILQHRLRSINAAFKQARESFGYEGGYFLVYPIKVNQHRRVIESLANSGEPLGLEAGSKAELMAVLGHAGMTRTVIVCNGYKDREYIRLALIGEKLGHKVYLVIEKMSEIRLVLEEAERLNVVPRLGVRARLASQGSGKWQSSGGEKSKFGLAAIQVLQLVEMLREAGRLDSLQLLHFHLGSQLANIRDIATGVRESARFYVELHKLGVNIQCFDVGGGLGVDYEGTRSQSDCSVNYGLNEYANNVIWGIGDACNEHGLPHPTVITESGRAVTAHHTVLVSNIIGVERNEFSEPTEPEEDAPRALESLWSTWKEIKQPGKRRSLREWLHDSQMDLHDVHTQYTHGMLDLTQRAKAEQLYLSICQMIQEQLDPSNRAHRPVIDELQERMADKLYVNFSLFQSMPDAWGIDQLFPVLPLEGLDKQPERRAVLLDITCDSDGTIDHYVDGDGIATTMPMPPYDPENPPLLGFFMVGAYQEILGNMHNLFGDTSTVDVFVFQDGTVEIEESDEGNTVADMLEYVQLDPEVLMARFRDQVKETDLDAELQAQFMEEFESGLYGYTYLEDEE, from the coding sequence ATGTCTGACGACATGATTCATCACGGCTCGTCAGCGACGGGTAAACATGAAAATTTGCGCTCTATGCAGGAGGTTGCCATGAATGACCGTAATGCCAGCGAAATGCTTCGTACCTACAATATTGCCTGGTGGGGCAATAATTACTATGACGTCAATGAGCTCGGCCACATTAGCGTGTGTCCGGATCCTGACGTACCAGAAGCTCGCGTCGATCTGGCCAGACTGGTCAAAGATATGCAGAAGGACAACCATCAGCGCTTGCCTGCGCTGTTCTGCTTTCCGCAAATCCTTCAGCACCGCCTGCGTTCAATTAACGCTGCGTTTAAACAGGCTCGTGAATCCTTTGGCTATGAAGGTGGCTATTTTTTGGTTTACCCCATCAAGGTTAACCAGCATCGTCGCGTGATTGAGTCACTGGCGAACTCCGGTGAACCGTTGGGTCTGGAGGCCGGTTCAAAAGCGGAACTGATGGCCGTTCTGGGCCACGCCGGTATGACGCGCACGGTGATCGTGTGTAACGGCTACAAAGACCGTGAATACATTCGTCTGGCACTCATCGGTGAAAAGTTGGGCCACAAGGTGTATCTGGTCATCGAGAAGATGTCTGAAATTCGTCTGGTGCTGGAAGAAGCCGAGCGTTTGAATGTGGTGCCGCGTCTTGGCGTCCGCGCGCGTCTGGCTTCTCAGGGCTCGGGCAAGTGGCAATCCAGCGGTGGCGAAAAATCCAAATTTGGTCTGGCGGCGATTCAGGTGCTGCAACTGGTTGAGATGCTGCGTGAAGCGGGGCGGTTGGATAGCCTGCAACTGCTGCATTTCCATTTGGGTTCGCAACTGGCGAATATCCGCGATATCGCGACGGGCGTGCGTGAATCCGCGCGTTTCTATGTCGAGCTGCATAAGCTGGGCGTGAATATCCAGTGTTTTGACGTCGGTGGTGGTTTGGGCGTGGACTATGAAGGCACGCGCTCTCAGTCCGATTGTTCAGTGAACTATGGCCTGAATGAATACGCCAACAACGTGATTTGGGGCATCGGCGATGCCTGTAACGAACACGGGCTGCCGCATCCTACGGTGATCACCGAATCCGGTCGTGCGGTAACCGCGCACCATACCGTGCTGGTTTCCAATATTATCGGGGTGGAACGCAATGAGTTCAGCGAACCTACCGAGCCTGAAGAAGATGCGCCGCGCGCGCTGGAGAGCCTGTGGTCGACCTGGAAGGAAATCAAGCAGCCAGGAAAACGCCGGTCGCTGCGTGAGTGGCTGCATGACAGCCAGATGGATTTGCACGATGTGCATACCCAGTACACGCACGGCATGTTGGATCTGACACAGCGTGCCAAAGCGGAGCAGCTTTATCTGAGCATCTGCCAGATGATTCAGGAGCAGTTGGATCCGAGCAACCGCGCGCACCGGCCGGTGATTGATGAATTACAGGAGCGCATGGCTGACAAGCTGTATGTCAACTTCTCACTGTTCCAATCCATGCCGGACGCATGGGGTATCGATCAGCTGTTCCCGGTGCTGCCGCTGGAAGGGCTGGATAAGCAGCCTGAGCGTCGTGCTGTGCTGCTGGATATCACCTGTGATTCTGATGGCACGATCGATCATTATGTTGATGGCGACGGCATTGCGACTACGATGCCAATGCCGCCTTACGATCCAGAAAACCCGCCGCTGCTGGGCTTCTTTATGGTCGGTGCCTATCAGGAAATTCTGGGGAACATGCATAATCTGTTCGGCGATACCTCGACTGTTGACGTGTTTGTCTTCCAGGACGGCACCGTTGAGATTGAAGAATCCGACGAAGGGAATACGGTTGCCGACATGCTGGAATATGTGCAGCTTGACCCTGAAGTGCTGATGGCCCGTTTCCGCGATCAGGTTAAAGAAACCGATCTGGATGCTGAACTTCAGGCGCAGTTCATGGAAGAGTTTGAGTCTGGGCTGTACGGCTATACTTATTTGGAAGACGAAGAATAA
- the fbaA gene encoding class II fructose-bisphosphate aldolase has translation MSKIFDFVKPGVITGDDVQKVFAVAKENQFALPAVNCVGTDSINAVLEAAAKVRAPVIVQFSNGGAAFIAGKGLKAEGQQAAILGAISGAHHVHQMAEHYGVPVILHTDHCAKKLLPWIDGLLDAGEKHFAATGKPLFSSHMIDLSEESLEENIEICSKYLARMAKIDMTLEIELGCTGGEEDGVDNSHMDASALYTQPEDVDYAYTKLNAISPRFTIAASFGNVHGVYKPGNVKLTPTILRDSQEYVSKKHNLPHNSLDFVFHGGSGSSAQEIKDSVSYGVVKMNIDTDTQWATWEGILKYYKDNEAYLQGQLGNPKGEDQPNKKYYDPRVWLRSAQASMVTRLEQAFKELNAVDVL, from the coding sequence ATGTCTAAAATTTTTGATTTCGTAAAACCCGGTGTCATCACTGGTGATGACGTTCAGAAAGTTTTCGCAGTAGCAAAAGAAAACCAATTCGCCTTGCCAGCAGTGAACTGTGTCGGTACCGACTCAATCAATGCTGTGCTGGAAGCCGCAGCCAAAGTACGCGCGCCGGTCATCGTTCAGTTCTCTAACGGTGGTGCAGCATTCATCGCGGGTAAAGGCCTGAAAGCAGAAGGTCAGCAGGCGGCAATTTTGGGTGCGATTTCTGGCGCTCATCATGTTCACCAAATGGCTGAGCATTATGGTGTTCCGGTCATTCTGCATACTGACCACTGTGCCAAGAAACTGCTGCCGTGGATCGATGGCCTGCTGGACGCGGGTGAAAAACACTTCGCGGCTACCGGCAAACCGCTGTTCTCTTCTCACATGATCGATCTGTCTGAGGAGTCTCTGGAAGAGAACATCGAAATCTGTTCTAAGTATCTGGCACGTATGGCCAAAATCGATATGACCCTGGAAATCGAACTGGGTTGTACCGGTGGTGAAGAAGACGGCGTGGATAACAGCCACATGGACGCTTCTGCTCTGTACACCCAGCCAGAAGACGTTGACTACGCGTACACCAAACTGAACGCGATCAGCCCACGTTTCACCATCGCTGCCTCTTTCGGTAACGTACATGGCGTCTACAAGCCAGGTAACGTGAAGCTGACCCCAACCATCCTGCGTGATTCTCAGGAATATGTTTCCAAGAAACATAACCTGCCGCACAACAGCCTGGACTTCGTGTTCCACGGTGGTTCTGGTTCAAGCGCGCAAGAAATCAAAGATTCTGTCAGCTACGGCGTCGTGAAAATGAACATCGATACCGACACCCAGTGGGCAACGTGGGAAGGTATCCTGAAGTACTACAAAGATAACGAAGCTTATCTGCAAGGCCAATTGGGTAACCCGAAAGGCGAAGACCAGCCAAACAAGAAATACTATGACCCGCGTGTGTGGCTGCGTTCCGCTCAGGCGAGCATGGTGACTCGTCTGGAACAAGCCTTCAAAGAGCTTAACGCTGTTGATGTGCTGTAA
- the metK gene encoding methionine adenosyltransferase, whose protein sequence is MAKHLFTSESVSEGHPDKIADQISDAVLDAILEQDPKARVACETYVKTGMVLVGGEITTSAWVDIEEITRRTVRDIGYVNSEMGFDANSCAVLSAIGKQSPDINQGVDRTDPLEQGAGDQGLMFGYATNETDVLMPAPVTYAHRLVQRQSEVRKSGTLPWLRPDAKSQVTFLYDDGKIAGIDAVVLSTQHSEDISQKDLHEAVMEEIIKPVLPAEWLSANTKYFINPTGRFVIGGPMGDCGLTGRKIIVDTYGGAARHGGGAFSGKDPSKVDRSAAYAARYVAKNIVAAGLADRCEIQVSYAIGVAEPTSIMIETFGTEKVSTEQLTLLVREFFDLRPYGLIQMLDLLHPIYQETAAYGHFGREHFPWEKTDKAAQLREAAGL, encoded by the coding sequence ATGGCTAAACACCTTTTTACGTCCGAGTCAGTCTCTGAAGGACACCCTGATAAAATTGCTGACCAGATTTCTGATGCGGTTCTCGACGCCATTCTGGAGCAAGATCCAAAAGCGCGTGTCGCTTGTGAGACTTATGTAAAGACCGGAATGGTGTTAGTCGGTGGCGAAATCACCACCAGCGCCTGGGTCGATATTGAAGAAATTACCCGTCGTACCGTGCGTGATATCGGTTATGTCAATTCCGAAATGGGCTTTGATGCCAACTCTTGCGCCGTACTGAGCGCGATTGGCAAGCAATCTCCAGACATCAATCAAGGCGTTGACCGTACCGATCCGTTGGAACAAGGCGCAGGCGATCAGGGTCTGATGTTCGGCTACGCGACCAATGAAACCGACGTGCTGATGCCTGCCCCAGTGACTTACGCGCACCGTCTGGTTCAGCGTCAGTCAGAAGTGCGTAAGAGTGGCACTCTGCCGTGGCTGCGCCCAGATGCGAAAAGCCAGGTTACGTTCCTGTATGACGATGGCAAGATTGCCGGCATCGATGCCGTAGTACTGTCTACCCAGCATTCAGAAGACATCAGCCAGAAAGATCTGCATGAAGCGGTGATGGAAGAGATCATCAAACCGGTTCTGCCTGCAGAATGGCTGTCTGCCAACACTAAATATTTCATCAACCCAACCGGACGCTTTGTTATCGGCGGCCCAATGGGTGACTGCGGCCTGACCGGTCGTAAAATCATCGTTGATACCTACGGTGGCGCGGCGCGTCACGGCGGCGGTGCATTCTCCGGTAAGGATCCGTCTAAAGTAGACCGTTCTGCTGCCTATGCCGCGCGCTATGTTGCCAAGAATATCGTCGCGGCTGGCCTGGCCGATCGCTGCGAAATTCAGGTGTCCTACGCTATTGGCGTAGCAGAACCGACCTCTATCATGATCGAAACCTTCGGTACAGAGAAAGTGTCTACCGAGCAACTGACGCTGCTGGTGCGCGAATTCTTCGATCTGCGTCCTTACGGCTTAATCCAGATGCTGGATCTACTGCATCCGATTTATCAGGAAACGGCAGCCTATGGTCACTTTGGCCGTGAACATTTCCCGTGGGAAAAAACGGACAAAGCCGCACAGTTGCGCGAGGCCGCAGGCCTGTAA
- a CDS encoding SprT family zinc-dependent metalloprotease, which produces MNTPRIPIASHQAVMRCLRDKLQQANLTLQTDYTEPTVNYQQRGATAGTAWLQHWEIRLNPVLLQENQQAFIDEVVPHELAHLLVYARFGRVAPHGKEWRWMMENVLRVPAKRTHRFAVQSVQGKTFTYLCDCQRHELTIRRHNRVLRGETEYRCRRCGKTLRHDVTSSI; this is translated from the coding sequence ATGAACACACCCCGAATCCCCATTGCCAGCCATCAGGCTGTGATGCGCTGTCTGCGTGATAAATTGCAGCAGGCCAACCTCACTTTGCAAACTGACTACACTGAGCCAACGGTAAACTACCAGCAGCGTGGTGCTACGGCAGGAACGGCATGGCTGCAACATTGGGAAATTCGGCTGAATCCCGTTTTGTTGCAGGAAAATCAGCAAGCCTTTATCGATGAGGTGGTGCCTCATGAACTGGCCCATCTGCTAGTCTACGCGCGTTTTGGCCGTGTCGCGCCACATGGCAAAGAATGGCGCTGGATGATGGAAAACGTTCTGCGTGTTCCGGCAAAACGCACGCATCGGTTTGCGGTACAATCCGTACAGGGGAAAACCTTCACCTACCTGTGCGATTGCCAACGGCATGAACTGACGATCCGCCGACACAATCGGGTGCTGCGCGGCGAAACAGAATATCGCTGCCGTCGTTGCGGGAAAACCTTACGTCATGATGTAACAAGTTCTATTTAA
- the pgk gene encoding phosphoglycerate kinase: MSVIKMTDLDLAGKRVLIRADLNVPVKEGKVTSDARIRASLPTIEIALKQGARVMVTSHLGRPTEGEYSEEFSLLPVVDYLKEKLSSPVRLAKDYLDGVDVAEGELVVLENVRFNKGEKKDDEVLSKKYAALCDVFVMDAFGTAHRAQASTHGVGKFAPIACAGPLLSDELEALGKALSEPARPMVAIVGGSKVSTKLTVLDSLSKIADQLIVGGGIANTFVAAQGHNVGKSLYEADLIPEAKKLLETCDIPVPSDVRVASEFSETATATLKSVTAIKDEEQILDLGDVSAERLAEILKNAKTILWNGPVGVFEFPNFRKGTETIARAIADSEAFSIAGGGDTLAAIDLFGIADKISYISTGGGAFLEFVEGKKLPAVVMLEERAKQ, encoded by the coding sequence ATGTCTGTAATTAAGATGACCGATCTGGATCTGGCTGGTAAACGTGTTCTTATTCGTGCGGATCTGAACGTACCAGTAAAAGAAGGGAAAGTGACGTCTGATGCGCGCATCCGTGCCTCTCTGCCGACCATCGAAATCGCCCTGAAACAAGGCGCTCGTGTTATGGTTACTTCCCACCTGGGACGCCCGACCGAAGGCGAGTACAGCGAAGAATTTTCTCTGCTGCCTGTTGTTGACTACCTGAAAGAGAAACTCTCTTCGCCTGTACGTCTGGCGAAAGACTATCTTGATGGTGTTGATGTCGCCGAAGGCGAGCTGGTTGTACTGGAAAACGTTCGCTTTAACAAAGGCGAGAAGAAAGACGACGAAGTCCTGTCCAAAAAATACGCGGCGCTGTGCGATGTGTTCGTGATGGACGCATTCGGTACTGCACACCGTGCGCAGGCTTCCACTCACGGCGTGGGTAAATTTGCGCCTATCGCCTGTGCAGGCCCGCTGTTGTCTGATGAGCTGGAAGCGCTGGGTAAAGCCTTGAGCGAACCAGCACGTCCGATGGTTGCCATTGTGGGCGGCTCTAAAGTCTCCACCAAGCTGACCGTGCTGGATTCTCTGTCTAAAATCGCCGATCAGCTGATCGTCGGTGGCGGTATTGCTAACACCTTCGTGGCTGCACAAGGCCACAACGTGGGCAAATCCCTGTACGAAGCAGACCTGATTCCTGAAGCGAAAAAGCTGCTGGAAACCTGTGATATTCCTGTACCGAGTGATGTGCGTGTTGCGTCAGAATTCTCTGAAACTGCAACCGCAACGCTGAAGTCAGTTACGGCAATCAAAGACGAAGAGCAGATTCTGGATCTGGGTGATGTTTCCGCTGAGCGTTTGGCTGAAATTCTGAAGAATGCCAAGACTATCCTGTGGAATGGCCCGGTTGGCGTCTTCGAATTCCCGAATTTCCGTAAAGGAACCGAGACCATTGCCCGTGCGATCGCAGATAGCGAAGCATTCTCTATTGCAGGCGGCGGCGATACGCTGGCTGCGATCGATCTGTTTGGTATTGCTGACAAAATCTCCTACATTTCTACCGGTGGTGGTGCATTCCTGGAGTTCGTTGAAGGGAAAAAACTGCCAGCAGTGGTTATGCTGGAAGAACGCGCCAAGCAGTAA
- a CDS encoding M48 family metallopeptidase yields MAIRSSVLALSVATLLTGCQNLNTNTLMQSGAQAFQAATLSDEQVKALSHQSCEQMDKEAKIAPADSKYMQRLNKIADALGHDINGTPANYKVYLEKDVNAWAMANGCIRVYSGLMDIMNDNEVEGVLGHEMGHVALGHTRKAMQVAYAATAARTAIASVGGVAQSLSQSQLADLGEKLVNSQFSQTQETQADDYSFDFLKKRGINREGLATSFEKLAKLDTGHESSMFDSHPSSEGRAKHIRERIVAEK; encoded by the coding sequence ATGGCAATTCGATCTTCTGTGCTGGCGCTGAGTGTCGCAACGTTGCTGACTGGCTGCCAGAACTTAAACACCAATACCTTAATGCAATCCGGCGCTCAGGCGTTTCAGGCGGCAACGCTCAGCGATGAGCAGGTTAAAGCGCTTAGCCACCAGTCCTGTGAGCAAATGGACAAAGAAGCAAAAATTGCCCCTGCCGACAGCAAATACATGCAGCGCCTGAATAAAATTGCGGATGCGCTGGGCCACGATATCAACGGTACGCCGGCAAACTACAAGGTCTATCTGGAGAAAGACGTTAACGCTTGGGCAATGGCTAACGGCTGCATCCGGGTGTACAGCGGCCTGATGGACATCATGAACGACAATGAAGTGGAAGGCGTTCTCGGCCACGAAATGGGCCACGTTGCGCTGGGACACACACGTAAAGCGATGCAGGTTGCCTATGCTGCGACGGCCGCCCGTACTGCCATCGCCTCTGTGGGTGGTGTCGCGCAGTCCTTGTCACAGTCTCAGCTAGCCGATCTGGGAGAAAAACTGGTGAATTCCCAGTTCTCTCAAACGCAGGAAACGCAGGCTGATGATTACTCTTTCGATTTTCTGAAGAAACGCGGCATCAATCGGGAAGGTCTGGCAACCAGCTTCGAGAAGCTCGCCAAGCTTGATACGGGCCATGAGAGCAGCATGTTTGATTCTCACCCTTCATCTGAAGGCCGTGCTAAACACATTCGTGAACGCATTGTTGCCGAGAAATAA
- the epd gene encoding erythrose-4-phosphate dehydrogenase, which translates to MTIRIAINGFGRIGRSVLRALYESGRRAEIAVVAINELASAEGMAHLLKYDSSHGRFSWDVRQECDQLYVGDDCIRLLHQAEIQQLPWRELGVDIVLDCSGVYGSREDGEAHLAAGAKKVLFSHPGTTDLDATVVFGVNHQQLESGHRIVSNASCTTNCIIPVIKLLDDAFGIENGTVTTIHSSMNDQPVIDAYHHDLRRTRAASQSIIPVDTKLSAGITRIFPQFVDRFEAISVRVPTINVTAIDLSVSVRKAVNVNEINALLQKSAHESFRGIVDYTELPLVSADFNHDPHSAIVDGTQTRVSGQHLIKTLVWCDNEWGFANRMLDTTRAMAACGF; encoded by the coding sequence ATGACGATCCGTATTGCGATAAACGGTTTTGGCCGCATAGGCCGCAGTGTTTTACGTGCGTTGTATGAATCAGGCCGCCGCGCTGAGATTGCCGTTGTGGCGATTAACGAGCTGGCGAGTGCGGAAGGCATGGCGCATTTGCTCAAGTATGATTCCAGCCACGGCCGTTTTTCGTGGGATGTGCGTCAGGAGTGCGATCAGCTTTATGTTGGTGATGACTGTATTCGCTTGTTGCATCAGGCAGAAATTCAGCAGTTGCCTTGGCGAGAACTCGGTGTCGATATCGTGCTGGATTGCAGCGGTGTCTACGGCAGCCGGGAAGACGGGGAAGCCCATCTGGCGGCAGGCGCAAAGAAAGTGCTGTTTTCTCATCCGGGAACGACGGATCTGGATGCGACGGTGGTGTTTGGCGTCAATCACCAGCAGTTGGAAAGTGGGCATCGTATTGTTTCCAATGCGTCCTGTACGACCAACTGTATTATTCCGGTGATTAAACTGCTGGATGATGCCTTCGGCATCGAGAATGGCACGGTAACGACGATCCACTCATCCATGAATGATCAACCGGTGATCGATGCTTATCATCACGATCTGCGACGTACGCGAGCCGCCAGTCAGTCGATCATCCCGGTGGATACCAAACTGTCAGCGGGGATCACCCGTATTTTTCCACAGTTTGTTGACCGTTTTGAGGCGATCTCGGTGCGAGTGCCGACGATCAACGTTACGGCAATTGACCTGAGCGTTAGCGTCAGGAAAGCCGTAAACGTGAATGAAATTAATGCACTATTGCAAAAATCAGCGCATGAGTCGTTTCGTGGTATAGTTGATTATACTGAATTGCCATTAGTGTCAGCTGATTTTAACCACGATCCGCACAGTGCCATTGTTGACGGCACGCAGACACGGGTCAGTGGTCAGCATCTGATTAAAACATTGGTCTGGTGCGATAACGAATGGGGCTTTGCCAACCGGATGTTGGATACAACACGGGCGATGGCAGCCTGCGGTTTCTAG
- a CDS encoding helix-turn-helix transcriptional regulator, whose translation MLSIKPVNRFTLQQGKKKCIFIIDGSSEGFEEYYESIRTHFYNMASSFVIINNSLNHPPVCIDEKTILISKSAAIDSFYKLLDFVHLHDRRLFSPVRLSKSEYAVFQHWCAGYTAEAIADIIGLNKKSVLNSKSRLLNKYGVQDKNSLLLIAKIIFKDSVIEEFDSLPKPATDINISNSLI comes from the coding sequence ATGCTCTCAATAAAACCCGTCAACAGGTTTACGCTGCAGCAGGGAAAGAAAAAATGTATTTTCATCATTGACGGTAGCAGCGAGGGCTTTGAGGAATACTATGAGTCGATAAGAACTCACTTTTATAATATGGCGTCGTCATTCGTGATCATCAATAATTCCCTCAATCACCCTCCCGTGTGCATTGACGAAAAAACGATTCTTATTTCAAAGTCAGCCGCCATCGATTCTTTTTATAAATTACTCGATTTCGTCCACCTTCACGATCGCCGTTTATTCAGTCCCGTCAGGTTGTCAAAGTCTGAATATGCCGTATTCCAACACTGGTGTGCGGGCTACACGGCGGAAGCGATTGCCGATATCATCGGGTTAAATAAGAAATCAGTACTGAACAGCAAATCACGATTACTGAATAAATATGGCGTTCAGGATAAAAACTCTTTACTGCTAATTGCTAAGATTATCTTCAAAGACAGCGTCATTGAAGAATTTGATTCCCTTCCCAAACCAGCAACCGATATCAATATAAGTAATTCGCTTATCTGA